In Chryseobacterium lactis, a single genomic region encodes these proteins:
- a CDS encoding Crp/Fnr family transcriptional regulator gives MISEKHSKVIENLTQIFENKTYRRKEILVDVEEIHRDLFYIKKGVARIFYYDDKAQDHTHWISSDDQFIALFSSVLSGKRMPFGIEVIEDGSEIFRFPYHLLLKLKSNSPELQQFMEDLFAESLITMGNRLIDQQIKTTDERYHDLIASHPDWLQRINLGYIAGYLGMTQQQLSKIRAQRS, from the coding sequence ATGATCAGTGAGAAGCACAGCAAAGTAATTGAAAACTTAACCCAGATATTTGAAAATAAAACCTATCGGCGGAAAGAAATATTGGTTGATGTAGAAGAAATTCACCGTGATTTATTTTATATTAAAAAAGGGGTAGCCCGTATTTTTTATTACGATGATAAAGCTCAGGATCACACCCATTGGATCAGTTCGGATGATCAGTTTATTGCTCTTTTTTCAAGTGTCTTGTCAGGGAAAAGAATGCCGTTTGGGATTGAAGTGATTGAGGATGGCAGTGAAATATTTCGTTTTCCATACCATCTGCTGCTGAAACTGAAATCCAATTCTCCCGAATTACAGCAGTTCATGGAAGATTTATTTGCTGAAAGCTTAATAACAATGGGCAACAGATTGATTGATCAACAAATAAAAACAACCGATGAACGTTATCATGACCTTATTGCCTCTCATCCTGACTGGCTTCAAAGGATCAATCTCGGATATATTGCGGGTTATCTGGGAATGACACAGCAGCAACTCAGCAAAATAAGGGCACAACGCTCATAA
- a CDS encoding M20/M25/M40 family metallo-hydrolase: protein MKKVLLILLGIIVILAAVVLVKTFTYPFKKNTIGTGEGWKPVKNDSAVMRLSGGIKIPTVSTGSLGEFNYAPFDQFKTYLKTTYPMVYQHNENVEVNQYGLVFRLKGSNSSLEPILFLSHMDVVPPGDADIKNNEENIFRPDDKPSDPVSKVAEDWDFAPFSGAVANGRIYGRGAIDMKGMLFSLMESMNLMIKNKQIPQRDIYLAFGFDEEVGGQKGAIQIADYFKKKGLKFDAVYDEGGLIMRKGNVAGIDTDVAVVGCAEKGFLSAKIKVKGLGGHSSMPPMESAIGKAAVIMQRLEDDQMKPVITPLIKEFFNNIGGEMPFTTRLALANQWLLKPLLISQLTKNNTTNALVRTTTALTMMKGSNGTNVLSPEVEFVVNFRLLPGNSVKDVRDHIAKATKGFDVEVEEIDNTREASAISPTNTKAFKMIEAGVKEIYPGAIVTPYLTMAGTDAGKYEIVSKNVYRFMPIKINTSEQQSIHSTNEYLSIENYMKMIHYFEYVMKNYDK, encoded by the coding sequence ATGAAAAAAGTTCTTTTAATCCTTTTGGGAATCATTGTTATTCTGGCGGCTGTAGTCCTTGTTAAAACATTTACTTATCCTTTTAAGAAAAATACTATCGGAACCGGCGAAGGTTGGAAACCGGTAAAAAATGACTCTGCTGTCATGAGACTATCAGGAGGAATAAAGATCCCGACTGTTTCTACAGGAAGTCTGGGAGAATTCAATTATGCACCGTTTGATCAGTTTAAAACGTATTTAAAAACAACTTATCCAATGGTGTATCAGCATAATGAGAATGTTGAGGTCAATCAGTATGGACTGGTATTCAGGCTTAAAGGAAGCAATTCCTCATTAGAACCGATTTTGTTTCTTTCTCACATGGATGTGGTGCCTCCGGGAGATGCCGATATAAAAAATAACGAAGAAAATATATTCAGACCCGATGATAAACCTTCAGATCCTGTCTCAAAAGTAGCAGAAGATTGGGATTTTGCTCCGTTTTCAGGAGCAGTGGCCAACGGTCGGATCTATGGAAGAGGAGCAATAGATATGAAAGGGATGCTGTTCTCTTTAATGGAATCAATGAATTTGATGATTAAAAACAAGCAGATACCACAACGTGATATTTACCTAGCTTTTGGATTCGATGAGGAAGTAGGCGGACAAAAAGGAGCGATACAGATTGCCGATTATTTTAAGAAAAAAGGATTGAAATTCGATGCCGTATATGATGAAGGTGGATTGATCATGAGAAAAGGAAATGTGGCCGGGATCGATACCGACGTAGCCGTTGTGGGGTGCGCTGAAAAAGGTTTCCTTTCTGCTAAAATTAAAGTAAAAGGACTTGGAGGGCATTCTTCCATGCCACCTATGGAAAGCGCCATCGGAAAAGCAGCAGTTATTATGCAGCGCCTGGAAGATGATCAGATGAAACCCGTTATAACACCGCTCATCAAAGAATTTTTTAACAATATCGGAGGTGAAATGCCCTTTACAACGAGACTGGCATTGGCCAATCAATGGCTTCTAAAACCATTACTTATCTCGCAGCTTACCAAAAATAACACGACCAATGCACTGGTAAGAACAACAACTGCTTTAACGATGATGAAAGGCAGTAACGGAACAAACGTCCTTTCTCCCGAAGTTGAATTTGTAGTTAATTTCAGACTTCTTCCCGGAAACAGTGTAAAAGATGTGCGGGATCATATTGCAAAAGCCACCAAAGGCTTTGATGTTGAAGTAGAAGAAATCGACAATACAAGAGAAGCCTCTGCAATATCACCAACCAATACGAAAGCTTTTAAAATGATAGAAGCGGGAGTTAAAGAAATTTATCCCGGGGCAATTGTGACGCCTTACCTTACGATGGCAGGTACTGATGCCGGCAAATATGAAATTGTCAGCAAAAATGTCTATAGATTTATGCCGATAAAAATTAATACCTCAGAACAACAGAGTATCCACAGCACCAACGAATATCTCAGCATCGAAAACTACATGAAAATGATTCATTATTTTGAATATGTAATGAAGAACTACGATAAATAG
- a CDS encoding alpha/beta hydrolase: protein MKKGTYQLHDEPNFNFQLNRTIMWGGGDLEEIRAIAPRINTTEDWVREMTNLAERAKENHQISKAIGYYRMAEFFEADGSPDKSKLYAKSQSLFYTYYQDLFNTTIRRDEVEFENGKLPVWIGLPDTEIKDTVIIHGGNDSYMEEFLPVVQHLLSEGIAVYLFDGPGQGAALRESEIYYTYEWERPVKAILDQYNLNDVTLIGLSLGGMLAPRAAAFEKRIKRVVAWGIMPDFYEVVLSKVPKELRILMDLGEKEQVNTLIQKKMEADPLVKWALQHGMFSMNVKTPYDYLNKTRKFEMESIGHYITQDFLLLGSNGDHFIPVELYKRVIDALPNVRSLTYKMYTKSDAAENHCNFGNTELVLNDIIHWMLQAKNKSATALN from the coding sequence ATGAAAAAAGGAACCTATCAACTGCATGATGAACCCAATTTTAATTTCCAACTGAATCGTACCATTATGTGGGGCGGAGGCGATCTGGAAGAGATCAGAGCCATTGCTCCCAGGATCAATACAACCGAAGATTGGGTGAGAGAAATGACAAACCTTGCCGAAAGAGCAAAAGAAAACCATCAGATTTCAAAAGCAATCGGTTATTATCGCATGGCGGAGTTTTTTGAAGCCGATGGCTCTCCGGATAAATCAAAATTATATGCAAAATCCCAATCGCTGTTCTATACTTATTATCAGGATCTTTTTAACACAACGATCAGACGCGATGAAGTAGAATTTGAGAACGGAAAACTTCCCGTTTGGATTGGTCTTCCCGATACAGAAATAAAAGACACAGTGATTATTCACGGAGGGAACGATTCCTATATGGAAGAATTTCTGCCGGTGGTACAGCATTTATTGTCAGAAGGTATTGCTGTTTATTTGTTTGACGGCCCTGGTCAGGGAGCCGCGTTAAGAGAATCGGAAATTTATTACACTTATGAATGGGAAAGACCTGTAAAGGCGATCCTGGATCAATATAACCTGAATGATGTAACACTCATCGGATTATCGTTAGGTGGAATGCTGGCTCCAAGAGCTGCCGCTTTTGAAAAAAGAATTAAAAGAGTCGTAGCGTGGGGCATTATGCCGGATTTTTATGAGGTCGTCCTGAGTAAGGTGCCAAAAGAATTAAGGATTTTGATGGATCTTGGTGAAAAAGAGCAGGTAAATACCTTGATTCAAAAGAAAATGGAAGCTGATCCTCTTGTAAAATGGGCACTTCAACACGGAATGTTCAGCATGAATGTGAAAACACCATACGACTATCTCAACAAAACCCGAAAATTTGAAATGGAAAGTATCGGTCATTACATTACACAGGATTTTTTATTGCTGGGATCCAATGGAGATCATTTTATTCCTGTAGAACTTTACAAAAGAGTGATTGACGCACTGCCTAATGTCAGATCACTGACCTATAAAATGTATACGAAAAGTGATGCCGCAGAAAATCACTGTAACTTCGGAAATACAGAATTGGTTTTAAACGATATCATTCACTGGATGTTGCAGGCTAAGAATAAATCTGCTACCGCATTGAATTGA
- a CDS encoding DUF2490 domain-containing protein: protein MDKASTFAGINHSFCVSLAFLSDLTISQLSKLIFKNVSMVLSIKKIFVGLFILICTTGLVKAQISPPGLGDANTAFWSAFGVKRQLDSLGKKQALSYIAIGRKSSPDNDNPFSKQAILVLNHEVYNSFAPHQQYSYALSYRRQPQYESSAPYERESIEQEFRIYGRYAYTFDLDKKLKWKNTVRQEFRKFFDTDFHKVEEDFQLRTRIKSQLTYALSPKNNQKLALSAEALFSISHLNEPESQWGSFGYREMRIAAYYMFNIPHSPFTVDIGYMDDLIRGSQSIHHGGVHYLAADLIWNVPYKKR, encoded by the coding sequence ATGGACAAAGCTTCTACATTTGCTGGTATCAATCATTCTTTCTGCGTATCCCTTGCATTCTTATCTGATCTTACGATTTCGCAGCTATCAAAATTAATATTCAAAAATGTGTCAATGGTATTGAGTATAAAGAAAATTTTCGTTGGGTTATTTATATTAATTTGTACAACCGGTTTGGTGAAAGCACAGATCAGCCCACCTGGTTTGGGAGATGCCAACACTGCCTTTTGGTCGGCCTTTGGAGTAAAGCGCCAACTGGATTCTTTAGGCAAAAAACAGGCATTAAGTTATATTGCCATAGGACGTAAAAGCAGCCCGGATAATGATAATCCTTTTTCGAAACAAGCCATTCTGGTACTGAATCATGAGGTTTACAATTCCTTTGCCCCTCACCAGCAGTACAGCTACGCACTTAGCTATCGTCGCCAGCCTCAGTATGAAAGTTCTGCACCCTATGAAAGAGAAAGTATAGAACAGGAATTCAGGATTTACGGGAGGTATGCCTATACTTTTGACCTTGATAAAAAGTTGAAATGGAAAAATACAGTCCGACAAGAGTTCAGAAAGTTTTTTGATACTGATTTTCATAAGGTTGAAGAGGATTTTCAATTGAGAACGCGTATCAAAAGCCAGCTAACTTATGCTCTATCGCCTAAAAATAATCAAAAACTAGCGCTCAGTGCGGAAGCATTATTTTCGATCAGCCATCTTAATGAGCCCGAATCGCAATGGGGCTCTTTCGGATATCGGGAAATGCGTATTGCAGCTTACTATATGTTCAATATCCCACATTCCCCTTTCACTGTTGATATTGGATATATGGATGATCTGATCAGGGGAAGCCAAAGTATTCATCACGGAGGTGTTCATTATCTTGCAGCTGATCTGATCTGGAATGTGCCTTATAAAAAGAGATAA